In one Ornithinimicrobium pratense genomic region, the following are encoded:
- a CDS encoding GNAT family N-acetyltransferase, translating into MSAAAGDLALRTAQQCGLTVEMIHDPTDAHEAAALLQQIWRTPLGAPVPPELLISLDHTGNYAALARHEGRIVAASAAFRAGDGSPHLHSHITGVADSHRGRSVGYAMKLHQRAWAIDHGYSVISWTFDPMQARNAYFNVVKLGARLDTYLPDFYGPMGDAINQGALSDRGLLKWDLFAPASARDLGTPEAPGIPGGRTAPVPLLEVADDGALLLPRTLGAPLLTIAVPADVGHLRRTDPDRALRWHHGVRDAFVAAFARGYEVIAFHPDHSYILRKTD; encoded by the coding sequence GTGAGCGCCGCCGCAGGTGACCTCGCCCTGCGCACGGCCCAGCAGTGCGGGCTCACTGTCGAGATGATCCACGACCCCACCGATGCGCACGAGGCGGCCGCGCTGCTACAACAGATCTGGCGCACGCCCCTCGGTGCCCCGGTCCCGCCGGAGCTGCTCATCTCTCTGGACCACACCGGCAACTATGCGGCCCTGGCCCGGCATGAGGGCCGGATCGTCGCGGCGTCGGCCGCCTTCCGGGCTGGGGACGGATCCCCCCACCTGCACTCCCACATCACCGGGGTCGCCGACAGTCACCGCGGCCGGTCCGTGGGGTATGCGATGAAGCTGCACCAGCGGGCCTGGGCGATCGACCACGGCTACTCGGTCATCTCCTGGACCTTCGACCCCATGCAGGCGCGCAACGCCTACTTCAACGTGGTCAAGCTCGGCGCCAGGCTGGACACCTACCTGCCTGACTTCTACGGCCCGATGGGTGACGCGATCAACCAGGGTGCGCTCAGTGACCGCGGCTTGCTGAAGTGGGACCTTTTCGCCCCCGCGTCCGCCCGCGACCTCGGCACCCCCGAAGCGCCCGGGATCCCCGGCGGCCGGACGGCGCCGGTCCCGCTGCTGGAGGTGGCTGACGACGGGGCGCTCCTGCTCCCCAGGACCTTGGGCGCGCCGCTGCTGACCATCGCCGTCCCCGCTGACGTCGGGCACCTGCGCAGGACCGACCCAGACCGGGCGCTGCGCTGGCACCACGGCGTCCGGGACGCCTTCGTGGCCGCCTTCGCGCGGGGCTACGAGGTCATCGCCTTCCACCCCGACCACTCTTACATCCTGCGAAAGACTGACTGA
- the menC gene encoding o-succinylbenzoate synthase produces MRLHRAELFTVEMPLVSPFATSFAVQTHRQLTLLRVETDAGVGWGECVAMADPLYSSEYLAAAGQVISDFLLPRLRGKDLSASAVSHLLGPVKGHRMAKATVEMALLDAELRGASMSLSDYLGGVHDRVPSGVSVGIMDSVEELLAAVGGYLEEGYQRIKLKIQPGWELEPVRAVRREFGDIALQVDANAAFTTADVRLFQQMDEFGLLLVEQPLEDEDLTDHAFLAARISTPVCLDESVVSAKSAADAIALGACSVVNIKAGRVGGYLEARRVHDVCAAHGVPVWCGGMVETGIGRAANMALAALPNFRLIGDTSASDRFFTTDIITQPFVIEDGYVAVPRGPGLGVEVDEQALAAVTVARTEIALG; encoded by the coding sequence ATGCGTCTGCACCGAGCTGAACTGTTCACCGTCGAGATGCCCCTGGTCTCGCCGTTCGCCACGTCCTTCGCGGTGCAGACGCACCGGCAGCTGACCCTCCTGCGGGTCGAGACCGACGCGGGGGTCGGCTGGGGGGAGTGCGTGGCCATGGCCGACCCCCTCTACTCCTCGGAGTACCTGGCCGCTGCAGGCCAGGTCATCAGCGACTTCCTGCTGCCCAGGCTGAGGGGCAAGGACCTGTCCGCCTCCGCGGTCAGCCACCTGCTCGGCCCGGTCAAGGGGCACCGGATGGCCAAGGCGACGGTCGAGATGGCGCTGCTGGACGCCGAGCTGCGGGGGGCCTCGATGAGTCTGAGCGACTACCTCGGCGGAGTGCACGACCGGGTCCCCAGCGGGGTCAGCGTCGGCATCATGGACAGTGTCGAGGAGCTGCTCGCCGCGGTCGGCGGCTACCTGGAGGAGGGCTACCAGCGGATCAAGCTCAAGATCCAGCCCGGGTGGGAGCTGGAGCCGGTACGCGCGGTGCGCCGGGAGTTCGGTGACATCGCGCTGCAGGTGGACGCCAACGCCGCGTTCACGACCGCGGATGTCCGGCTCTTCCAGCAGATGGACGAGTTCGGGCTGCTGCTGGTCGAGCAGCCGCTGGAGGACGAGGACCTCACCGATCACGCCTTTCTCGCCGCGCGGATCAGCACCCCGGTGTGCCTGGACGAGTCGGTCGTCAGCGCCAAGTCGGCCGCGGACGCCATCGCCCTGGGTGCCTGCTCGGTGGTCAACATCAAGGCCGGCCGGGTGGGCGGTTATCTGGAGGCCCGGCGGGTGCACGACGTGTGCGCCGCCCATGGCGTCCCGGTCTGGTGCGGGGGCATGGTGGAGACCGGCATCGGTCGGGCGGCGAACATGGCCCTGGCCGCGCTGCCCAACTTCCGTCTGATCGGCGACACCTCGGCCTCCGACCGGTTCTTCACGACCGACATCATCACCCAGCCGTTCGTGATCGAGGACGGGTATGTGGCGGTGCCGCGGGGCCCCGGGCTGGGGGTCGAGGTCGACGAGCAGGCCCTCGCCGCCGTGACGGTTGCCCGCACCGAGATCGCACTGGGCTAA
- a CDS encoding amidohydrolase family protein, producing the protein MSTRLILSGGRVIDPGTSFDGIADVHVEHGRIAAVVPATAGTGPEGYGAAPATDDATVLDVSGLVVGPGFVDLHSHVHSVAGMRLQAMDGVTTALDLESGLMPIAKAYADAAAQGRPLHYGFSASWSSARAAAHAGITPTADIQASLQLLARPDWQRSSSTRELQTWLGLLRSELADGALGIGVLLGYAPSSDPAEFLGVGRLAAEAGVPVYTHVREIVESDPTTPVDGSDEIGIVAAETGAAMHHCHVNSTSRRHVDRVLASLQRHQAAGSRVSVECYPYGAGSTAIGAAFLAPEALHRWDLTPQDLVLVATGERIQDARRLAQVRAEDPGAPCVVTFLDEQDPHDQELLLRSLSYPDAIVASDAMPITWPDRTWDSHTWPLPEGGLTHPRTAGTFARSLRRMVLETGLWTWLEAFRRCSYLPARVLDGATPAARTKGHLAPGADADVVVLDPGTLTDAATYLDPVRPSQGVVHLLVGGVPLIRNQHMLDALPGRPVRGAPA; encoded by the coding sequence ATGAGTACCAGACTGATCCTGAGCGGTGGACGGGTCATCGACCCGGGCACCAGTTTCGACGGCATCGCCGATGTGCACGTTGAGCACGGGCGGATCGCCGCAGTGGTGCCTGCGACTGCGGGCACCGGGCCGGAGGGCTACGGCGCCGCTCCCGCGACCGACGACGCAACGGTGCTGGACGTCTCCGGCCTCGTCGTCGGGCCGGGCTTCGTCGACCTGCACAGCCACGTGCACTCTGTCGCCGGCATGCGGTTGCAGGCCATGGACGGCGTCACCACCGCGCTCGACCTGGAGTCAGGTCTGATGCCGATCGCCAAGGCCTACGCCGACGCTGCGGCGCAGGGCCGCCCGCTCCACTACGGCTTCTCCGCCTCGTGGAGCTCGGCCCGGGCCGCAGCACATGCGGGGATCACCCCCACGGCCGACATCCAGGCCTCGCTGCAGCTGCTGGCCCGTCCGGACTGGCAGCGTTCGTCCAGCACCCGGGAACTGCAGACGTGGTTGGGGCTGCTGCGCAGCGAGTTGGCCGACGGTGCCCTGGGCATCGGGGTGCTGCTGGGGTATGCGCCCTCCAGTGACCCGGCCGAGTTCCTCGGAGTCGGTCGCCTGGCCGCCGAGGCCGGGGTGCCCGTCTATACCCACGTGCGCGAGATCGTCGAGTCCGACCCAACCACCCCCGTCGACGGCTCGGACGAGATCGGGATCGTGGCGGCGGAGACCGGTGCGGCGATGCACCACTGCCACGTCAACAGCACCTCCCGCCGACACGTGGATCGGGTGCTGGCCAGCCTGCAGAGGCACCAGGCCGCGGGCAGCCGGGTGAGCGTCGAGTGCTATCCCTACGGGGCCGGGTCCACCGCGATCGGAGCCGCCTTCCTCGCGCCCGAGGCGCTGCACCGCTGGGACCTGACCCCGCAGGACCTGGTGCTCGTGGCCACCGGCGAGCGGATCCAGGACGCGCGACGGCTGGCCCAGGTGCGGGCCGAGGACCCGGGCGCACCGTGTGTCGTCACCTTCCTCGACGAGCAGGATCCGCACGACCAGGAGCTGCTGCTGCGCTCCTTGAGCTACCCCGACGCCATCGTCGCCAGCGACGCGATGCCGATCACCTGGCCCGACCGGACGTGGGACTCCCACACTTGGCCGCTGCCCGAAGGCGGGCTGACCCATCCTCGGACCGCGGGCACCTTCGCCCGGTCGTTGCGGCGCATGGTGCTGGAGACGGGTTTGTGGACCTGGCTCGAAGCCTTCCGGCGCTGCTCCTACCTGCCGGCCAGGGTGCTCGACGGGGCCACGCCCGCCGCCCGGACCAAGGGCCATCTGGCCCCCGGCGCGGACGCAGACGTCGTGGTCCTGGACCCCGGAACGCTGACCGACGCGGCCACCTACCTGGACCCGGTGCGCCCCAGCCAGGGCGTGGTGCACCTGCTGGTGGGAGGCGTGCCGCTCATCCGGAACCAGCACATGCTGGACGCCCTGCCCGGGCGGCCGGTGCGCGGCGCCCCGGCCTGA
- a CDS encoding PucR family transcriptional regulator, giving the protein MSSRPRATLGRILDDLGATFTDQVITRGLDRKVSSVVIHDPLDDAPVREDAILLGVGVTGEDVRPLLGLAGAAGATAIVVRSPVEVAPELEAAVRESGVALLTLRRGASWSQLAALLGSLLSQDDFGRVDSETLGGLPSGDLFSVANAIGSLLGAPITIEDRSSKVLAFSGAQDEADPSRIETILGRQVPERFAALLAERGVFAQLYRSAEPVFIEPGQPDDAFFQPRVAMAVRAGDEVLGSIWAAVSGPLDEARTRAMVDASSIVALHLLRLRAGADVERRLRADLVSTALEGGPNAAEALDRLGLQASTVCVVAVRLVEGATPGSESLREAEHRADSTRLADTLAVHLVSSSPRSAAALVGKVIYGLVPSDNPGRVESIAHDFALRIADKHVTVIGVSDPAHGVDALPRARSQADRASRALLRRSSDRPQVAQIGSVSVDTVLMDLADLADARDDVSRGPIAILHEHDEDNQSHLVDTLAAWLDAFGDVALAAKRVHVHPNTFRYRLRRLAEIADLDLGDADARFAAMLEIRMRSARR; this is encoded by the coding sequence ATGAGCAGCAGACCGCGCGCCACGCTCGGTCGCATCCTCGATGATCTCGGCGCCACCTTCACCGACCAGGTGATCACCCGAGGTCTGGACCGGAAGGTCTCCTCGGTGGTCATCCACGACCCGTTGGACGACGCCCCCGTCCGGGAGGACGCGATCTTGTTGGGGGTCGGAGTCACCGGCGAGGACGTGCGCCCGCTCCTGGGGCTCGCTGGCGCCGCCGGCGCCACCGCGATCGTTGTGCGCAGTCCGGTCGAGGTCGCGCCCGAGCTGGAGGCTGCCGTGCGGGAGTCCGGGGTGGCGCTGCTCACGCTGAGGCGGGGCGCGTCCTGGAGCCAGCTGGCGGCCCTGCTGGGCTCGCTGCTGTCGCAGGACGACTTCGGCAGGGTCGACTCCGAGACACTCGGCGGCCTGCCCTCGGGTGACCTCTTCTCCGTGGCTAACGCCATCGGCTCCCTGCTCGGGGCCCCCATCACCATCGAGGACCGCAGCTCCAAGGTCCTGGCCTTCTCCGGGGCCCAGGACGAGGCGGACCCCTCCCGGATCGAGACGATCCTGGGCCGGCAGGTGCCCGAACGCTTCGCTGCGCTGCTGGCCGAACGGGGCGTTTTCGCCCAGCTCTACCGCTCTGCGGAGCCGGTCTTCATCGAACCCGGTCAGCCCGATGATGCGTTCTTCCAGCCGCGGGTGGCCATGGCTGTACGGGCGGGGGACGAGGTGCTGGGCTCGATCTGGGCGGCGGTCTCCGGTCCTTTGGACGAGGCCCGAACCCGCGCGATGGTGGACGCCTCGAGCATCGTGGCCCTGCACCTGCTCCGGCTGCGGGCCGGTGCCGACGTCGAGCGGCGCCTTCGCGCCGACCTGGTCTCCACCGCCCTGGAGGGCGGGCCCAACGCGGCCGAGGCCCTGGACCGGCTGGGTCTGCAGGCCAGCACCGTCTGTGTCGTGGCAGTCCGCCTGGTCGAGGGGGCAACGCCCGGCTCGGAGAGCCTGCGGGAGGCGGAGCACCGGGCAGACAGCACCCGCCTCGCGGACACCCTGGCCGTGCATCTGGTCTCCTCCAGCCCGCGCAGCGCTGCGGCCCTCGTCGGCAAGGTCATCTACGGCCTGGTGCCCTCGGACAACCCGGGCCGGGTCGAGTCCATCGCCCACGACTTCGCCTTGCGCATCGCGGACAAGCACGTCACCGTCATCGGCGTCAGCGACCCGGCGCACGGCGTCGACGCCCTGCCCCGGGCCAGGTCGCAGGCCGACCGCGCATCGCGGGCACTCCTGCGGCGCAGCTCCGACCGACCGCAGGTCGCACAGATCGGCAGTGTGTCGGTGGACACGGTGCTGATGGACCTCGCGGACCTGGCCGACGCACGCGACGACGTCTCCCGCGGTCCGATCGCCATCCTGCACGAGCACGACGAGGACAACCAGTCGCACCTGGTCGACACCCTGGCGGCCTGGCTGGACGCCTTCGGCGACGTTGCGCTGGCGGCCAAGCGCGTGCACGTCCACCCCAACACCTTCCGCTACCGGCTGCGCCGGCTTGCCGAGATCGCCGATCTCGACCTCGGTGACGCTGACGCACGGTTCGCGGCCATGCTGGAGATCCGGATGAGGAGCGCCCGCCGATGA
- a CDS encoding serine hydrolase domain-containing protein — protein sequence MTKTLQELVDEQVAAHPVPGVAVGMVLDGEVTYATHGVTNIENPLDVDDKTLFQFGSTGKTYTATAIMMLADQGRVDLEAPVRDYLPEFKVADEQAAATVRVKNLLNHTAGWSGDFLGTPERGDRALEDFVEHMAKLKQDFPVGAGMSYNNSALSVAGRIIEVVTGKPFDQAMTEMVLQPLGMESTFFFAEDVITRRFAVGHLQDEETKEFSVARPWALPRGGGPAGGMSAPITDQVTWMKFHLGDGTAQDGTRILPQETLDLMKVPAIRTPGSTLGDAIGISWLIQDVDGTQVVGHGGTTIGQQSALELVPSRGFGIAVLTNSSGGGDLHRAIVHAATAEYLGLQWPKLKATDRPTEALTEYEGVYRNISLVSTVTTTKEGLQIDSVPTQDFLDMVGAPAEAFESPPTPIKMVDEEGDLFVVIEDGSPGYRGSFQRGEDGQVTGMHFGGRLTLRDPA from the coding sequence ATGACCAAGACACTCCAGGAGCTCGTCGACGAGCAGGTCGCCGCCCATCCCGTGCCCGGCGTGGCCGTCGGCATGGTCCTCGACGGCGAGGTCACCTACGCCACCCACGGTGTGACGAACATCGAGAACCCCCTCGACGTCGACGACAAGACCCTGTTCCAGTTCGGCTCCACCGGCAAGACGTACACCGCCACCGCGATCATGATGCTGGCCGACCAGGGCCGTGTCGACCTCGAGGCGCCCGTGCGCGACTACCTGCCGGAGTTCAAGGTCGCCGACGAGCAGGCCGCCGCGACGGTGCGGGTCAAGAACCTGCTCAACCACACCGCCGGCTGGTCCGGCGACTTCCTCGGCACCCCGGAGCGGGGCGACCGTGCGCTCGAGGACTTCGTCGAGCACATGGCCAAGCTCAAGCAGGACTTCCCCGTCGGCGCCGGCATGAGCTACAACAACTCGGCCCTGTCCGTCGCGGGCCGCATCATCGAGGTCGTCACCGGCAAACCGTTCGACCAGGCGATGACCGAGATGGTCCTGCAGCCCCTCGGGATGGAGAGCACCTTCTTCTTCGCCGAGGACGTGATCACCCGGAGGTTCGCCGTGGGCCACCTCCAGGACGAAGAGACCAAGGAGTTCTCCGTCGCCCGGCCATGGGCGCTGCCCCGGGGTGGCGGCCCGGCCGGCGGGATGTCGGCCCCCATCACCGACCAGGTCACCTGGATGAAGTTCCACCTCGGCGACGGTACCGCGCAGGACGGCACCCGCATCCTGCCGCAGGAGACCCTGGACCTGATGAAGGTGCCCGCCATCCGCACGCCCGGCAGCACGCTGGGCGACGCCATCGGGATCAGCTGGCTGATCCAGGACGTCGACGGCACCCAAGTCGTCGGCCACGGCGGCACCACGATCGGCCAACAGTCCGCACTCGAGCTGGTCCCCAGCCGTGGCTTCGGGATTGCCGTGCTCACCAACTCCTCGGGCGGGGGCGACCTGCACCGCGCCATCGTTCATGCCGCCACCGCCGAGTACCTAGGTCTGCAGTGGCCGAAGCTGAAGGCCACCGACCGCCCCACGGAGGCGCTGACCGAGTACGAGGGCGTCTACCGCAACATCTCCCTCGTCTCGACCGTGACCACCACCAAGGAGGGTCTGCAGATCGACAGCGTCCCCACGCAGGACTTCCTCGACATGGTCGGCGCACCCGCTGAGGCCTTCGAGAGCCCGCCGACCCCGATCAAGATGGTGGACGAGGAGGGCGACCTGTTCGTCGTCATCGAGGACGGCAGCCCCGGCTACCGCGGCTCTTTCCAGCGGGGCGAGGACGGCCAGGTCACCGGCATGCACTTCGGCGGGCGGCTGACGCTGCGTGACCCTGCGTAA